A single region of the Ochotona princeps isolate mOchPri1 chromosome 10, mOchPri1.hap1, whole genome shotgun sequence genome encodes:
- the LOC131481212 gene encoding zinc finger protein 569-like: MDDTQRTLYREVMLETYDNLLSLGYSMTKPDVIFKLEQESAPWTVEKSVKQRLPDPHGKNELFGANQKGQEIIFRQVVIRKII, translated from the exons ATGGATGATACTCAGCGGACTctgtacagggaggtgatgcttgagacctatgacaatctgctgtccttgg ggtactccatgacaaagcctgatgtgatcttcaagttggagcaagaatcagcaccatggacagtggagaaatctgtGAAACAGAGACTTCCAG atccccatggaaagaatgagctgtttggagctaatcagaaaggtcaagaaataatcttcaggcaagttgtaatcagaaaaattatataa